The Opitutaceae bacterium nucleotide sequence CGCTGAACGGGACCTGGCGTTTCAAACTGGCCGCCCGGCCGGAGGCGTCACCCGACGGATTCGCCGAGCCCGGCCTGGATGACGCCTCTTGGGATGAAGTCGACGTGCCCGGTCTCTGGACCATGCAGGGGTACGACATACCGATTTACACGAACATCCGGATGCCCTTTGATGCGGAACCGCCGAAAGTCCCCGCGGCGTCCAACCCCACCGGTCATTACCGGACCACCTTCAATCAACCCCGGGGCTGGAAGAACCGGCGAACCATCCTGCACATTGGCGGCATCGAGAGCGTGGTCGAAGTCTGGTTGAACGGGCACAGGATCGGGATGAGCAAGGACTCCCGCCTGCCGGCGGAATTCGACCTGAGCGACCGTCTCGTCTCCGGGGTCAATACCCTGGCGCTGCGGATCATCCGCTGGTCGGACGGCAGTTACCTTGAGGACCAGGATCATTGGTGGCAGGCCGGAATCCATCGCGGGATCAAGTTGGTCTCGATCGGGCGGCCGGGCCTCCAGGACCTGGTCGTCCGGCCCGAACTGAATGACGATTTCTCGATCGGCACCCTTGGAATCGAGGTCGATGTGTCCGGTCTCGACGGGTTGGAACCCGGCTGGCGGGTGGAGGCGGTCCTGCTCGGACCGGATGGGAAGGGAGTCTGGAAGGAACCGCTGCGGGCGGAGGTCATTCCCTTTGATCCGGGGGAGATGCACGGCGGTCGACCGCTCGTTCGGTTGACGGGGGAGGTCCGCAAGCCGCGGCTCTGGTCGGCGGAAGTCCCCGAGCTCTACCGGTTGGGGATCAGCTTGATCCGGCCGGACGGCTCCCTCGCTGAGGCGGCTTCGATCCGGTCCGGGTTCCGGCGGCTGGAGGTCAGTGACCGGCAGTTGCTGATCAATGGCCGGCCGGTCCTGATCAAGGGGGTGAATCGACACGATCACGATGACCGCACCGGCAAGGTGATCAGCCGTGAGTCGATGCGGGCCGACGTCCTCCTGATGAAGCGGTTCAATTTCAACGCGGTGCGGACCAGTCACTACCCCAATGATCCCCACTTCTATGACCTCTGCGATGAATACGGGCTCTATGTGATCGATGAGGCCAATATTGAGGCCCACCATCACTACAACCGCCTCTGCCAGGATCCGGCCTGGGCGGCCGCCTTCCTCGATCGGGGATCGCGGATGGTCTTGCGGGACCGGAACCACCCATCGATCATCGCCTGGTCCCTCGGCAATGAGAGCGGTTACGGGCCGAATCACGACGCCCTGGCCGCCTGGATCCGGGGGGCGGACCCCTCCCGTCCGGTCCACTATGAGGGGGCGATCAATGATTGGATGGGCAAGGGTTGGAATGCCGGTCATGCGGCGACCGACCTGGTCTGCCCGATGTACCCACGTATTGAGGACATGATCAGGTGGGCGAAGGAAGCCTCCGATTCCCGGCCATTCATCATGTGCGAGTATGCGCACTCCATGGGCAACAGTACGGGCAACCTGAAGGAATACTGGGAGGCGATCGAGACCCATCGGGGTCTGCAGGGGGGGTTCATCTGGGATTGGGTTGACCAGGGACTCATCCGCAAGGACGAATCCGGACGCGACTATTGGGCCTTTGGCGGCGATTTCGGCGATGAGCCCAATGACCGGAATTTCTGCATCAATGGGTTGATCTGGCCGGATCGACAGCCCCACCCGGCCATGTTCGAATTCAAGAAGATCGTGCAGCCGGTCCGGTTCCGGGCCGAGGACCCGGCAAAGGGCCGGATCGTGGTGACCAATCGCCATGACTTCACGGACCTGCGGGGCATGACCCTGCTCTGGGAGTTGATCGTTGATGGTCGGGTTGTCCGGAAGGGCCGGCTGCCGGGTCTGCCGCTTGAACCCGGTGCCTCCCGGACAGTCGAGGTGCCTTATGCGGCGGGCAAGGAAATGCCGGAGGGCGAAGCTCTGATCACGGTGACGGCGGTTCTTTCCCAGAAGACCGCCTGGGCGGAAGCCGGACATGAA carries:
- a CDS encoding glycoside hydrolase family 2 TIM barrel-domain containing protein: MDTRFWEDPGFTGFNRVPARTTFTSFPDLETALSGSEDSAFVRSLNGTWRFKLAARPEASPDGFAEPGLDDASWDEVDVPGLWTMQGYDIPIYTNIRMPFDAEPPKVPAASNPTGHYRTTFNQPRGWKNRRTILHIGGIESVVEVWLNGHRIGMSKDSRLPAEFDLSDRLVSGVNTLALRIIRWSDGSYLEDQDHWWQAGIHRGIKLVSIGRPGLQDLVVRPELNDDFSIGTLGIEVDVSGLDGLEPGWRVEAVLLGPDGKGVWKEPLRAEVIPFDPGEMHGGRPLVRLTGEVRKPRLWSAEVPELYRLGISLIRPDGSLAEAASIRSGFRRLEVSDRQLLINGRPVLIKGVNRHDHDDRTGKVISRESMRADVLLMKRFNFNAVRTSHYPNDPHFYDLCDEYGLYVIDEANIEAHHHYNRLCQDPAWAAAFLDRGSRMVLRDRNHPSIIAWSLGNESGYGPNHDALAAWIRGADPSRPVHYEGAINDWMGKGWNAGHAATDLVCPMYPRIEDMIRWAKEASDSRPFIMCEYAHSMGNSTGNLKEYWEAIETHRGLQGGFIWDWVDQGLIRKDESGRDYWAFGGDFGDEPNDRNFCINGLIWPDRQPHPAMFEFKKIVQPVRFRAEDPAKGRIVVTNRHDFTDLRGMTLLWELIVDGRVVRKGRLPGLPLEPGASRTVEVPYAAGKEMPEGEALITVTAVLSQKTAWAEAGHEVAWEQFPVPGRRRRSRSLLKGRANLLVEDSGNTITVRDGDREITLDRRKAGISRMLAGGEVRVESGPVLNLWRAPTDNDGIKLKPRDARKMLGQWLEAGIDRLRTGESSLTIGSTSKRRVVLIAERTYRTRRLDAPVVHRCEMIVRPGGRIEFRNTVVVPESWPELPRIGVVMTLRQTLQRLSWYGRGPHESYIDRKEGARVGLYEGTVDGQYVPYILPQEHGNKTDVRWLRLVDGEGGGLRVIGRPLLEAGVSRFSAADLTKAAHTCELAPRPSIFLTLDMKQRGLGGASCGPDTLPEYRILPGIHRFAFSVELV